Proteins encoded within one genomic window of Mesorhizobium sp. AR10:
- the panB gene encoding 3-methyl-2-oxobutanoate hydroxymethyltransferase — translation MAPDVSAADTRLSAETIRRRKGGVPIVCLTAYTYPVARLLDDHVDLLLVGDSVAMVLHGHKTTLGASLEMMIAHGQAVMRGSAKACVVVDMPAGSYEDSAAQAVASARRIVDETGCQAVKVEGGVDMAGQIAAIAAAGIPVMGHIGLLPQSVEKDGGYRIKGRTQENVAALFRDADAVEKAGAFSVVIEGTVETVAADLTRHMSIPTIGIGASGDCDGQILVIDDMVGLTVDRVPKFVKEYADLRSVISDAAARYAAEVRSRTFPGPGHVFSASKDKA, via the coding sequence TTGGCCCCAGACGTGTCCGCCGCCGACACCCGGCTAAGCGCCGAGACCATTCGTCGTCGCAAGGGCGGCGTGCCGATCGTCTGCCTTACCGCCTATACCTACCCTGTCGCCCGCCTGCTCGACGACCACGTCGATCTGCTGCTGGTCGGTGACAGCGTCGCCATGGTCCTGCATGGCCACAAGACCACGCTCGGAGCCTCGCTGGAGATGATGATTGCCCATGGGCAAGCCGTGATGCGCGGTTCAGCCAAAGCCTGCGTGGTGGTCGACATGCCGGCGGGCAGCTATGAGGACTCGGCGGCGCAAGCCGTTGCCTCGGCACGACGGATCGTCGATGAAACCGGCTGCCAGGCCGTCAAGGTGGAGGGCGGCGTCGACATGGCCGGGCAGATCGCGGCCATCGCCGCGGCCGGCATTCCGGTAATGGGACATATCGGCTTGCTGCCGCAATCGGTGGAGAAGGACGGCGGCTACCGGATCAAGGGCCGCACGCAGGAGAATGTGGCGGCCCTGTTTCGCGACGCCGACGCCGTCGAGAAAGCCGGCGCGTTTTCGGTGGTCATCGAAGGCACCGTCGAGACCGTCGCCGCCGACCTTACCCGGCACATGTCCATCCCAACCATCGGCATCGGCGCCAGCGGCGACTGCGACGGCCAGATCCTCGTCATCGACGACATGGTTGGCCTGACCGTCGACCGGGTGCCGAAATTCGTCAAGGAATATGCCGATCTGCGCAGCGTGATCTCGGATGCGGCAGCGCGATATGCGGCCGAGGTTCGAAGCCGGACATTTCCCGGTCCGGGTCACGTCTTCTCAGCCAGCAAGGACAAGGCATGA
- a CDS encoding NADH:ubiquinone oxidoreductase subunit NDUFA12: MKTFLLQFFTWWNSQTLGTRLHTWRHGKQVGQDETGNIYYEGGVDSEGRTRRWVIYRNYSEASAIPPGWHGWIHHRVDTAPPSEDYKPREWQKPHEPNLTGSAAAYRPKGSVLTNQHRPQVTGDYDAWTPGS, encoded by the coding sequence ATGAAAACTTTCCTTCTGCAGTTTTTCACCTGGTGGAACAGCCAGACGCTGGGAACGCGCTTGCACACTTGGCGCCATGGCAAGCAGGTCGGGCAGGACGAAACCGGCAACATCTACTACGAGGGCGGTGTCGATTCGGAAGGCCGTACCCGCCGCTGGGTCATCTACCGCAATTACTCGGAAGCCTCGGCGATCCCACCCGGCTGGCACGGCTGGATACATCACCGTGTCGATACAGCACCCCCGAGCGAGGACTACAAGCCGCGGGAATGGCAGAAGCCACATGAGCCGAACCTCACAGGAAGTGCTGCTGCCTACCGGCCGAAGGGTTCGGTGCTGACCAACCAGCACCGCCCGCAGGTGACGGGCGACTACGACGCCTGGACGCCCGGCTCTTGA
- a CDS encoding DUF2155 domain-containing protein has translation MSIFSRISMGGLTLAAVACTAAFAGAQTPAAPAAPAVSDRITNPVAEFAGIDKITGRIITFDVYIDETVQFGALQVTPRICYSQPETEEPKTDSFVEVDEITLDRKIRRIFTGWMFAESPGLNAVEHAVYDVWLKGCKQKSDVPAPAAPKTN, from the coding sequence ATGAGCATTTTCAGCCGAATCTCGATGGGCGGACTGACGCTGGCGGCAGTCGCTTGCACGGCGGCGTTTGCCGGTGCGCAGACGCCGGCAGCGCCGGCAGCGCCCGCAGTGTCCGATCGCATCACCAACCCGGTCGCCGAATTCGCCGGCATCGACAAGATCACCGGCCGCATCATCACCTTCGATGTCTATATCGACGAGACGGTGCAGTTCGGCGCTTTGCAGGTGACGCCGCGCATCTGTTATTCCCAGCCGGAAACGGAAGAGCCGAAGACCGATTCCTTTGTCGAGGTCGATGAGATCACGCTGGATCGCAAGATCCGCCGCATCTTCACCGGCTGGATGTTTGCCGAAAGCCCAGGCCTCAACGCCGTCGAGCACGCCGTCTATGACGTCTGGCTGAAGGGCTGCAAGCAGAAGTCGGACGTGCCGGCACCCGCAGCTCCCAAAACCAATTAG
- the aat gene encoding leucyl/phenylalanyl-tRNA--protein transferase, giving the protein MTRPYAPGYRIPTDLLLKAYASGVFPMAESATDPEVFWVRPETRGIIPLDGFHTPKSLKKTIRRNPFDIRVDFDFEATIDGCAERREERRSTWINAPIREAYVQLYRLGHCHSVEAWREDRLVGGLYGVSLGRVFFGESMFAKETDASKTCLVYLVERLKERGFALLDTQFTTEHLKRFGAVDVPRGKYEKVLADALKGEAVFFP; this is encoded by the coding sequence ATGACCCGTCCCTACGCGCCCGGCTATCGCATCCCGACCGACCTTTTGCTCAAGGCCTATGCCTCGGGCGTCTTCCCGATGGCCGAAAGTGCCACCGATCCCGAAGTGTTCTGGGTGCGGCCGGAGACGCGCGGCATCATTCCGCTCGACGGTTTTCACACGCCGAAGAGCCTGAAGAAGACGATTCGGAGAAACCCATTCGACATCCGTGTCGACTTCGATTTCGAGGCAACGATCGATGGCTGCGCCGAACGGCGCGAGGAGCGCCGGTCGACCTGGATCAACGCGCCGATCCGCGAAGCCTATGTGCAACTGTATCGGCTGGGTCACTGCCATTCGGTCGAAGCGTGGCGCGAGGATCGGCTGGTCGGCGGCCTCTATGGCGTGTCGCTGGGGCGGGTGTTCTTCGGCGAAAGCATGTTCGCCAAGGAGACGGATGCTTCGAAAACCTGCCTTGTGTATCTGGTCGAACGGTTGAAGGAACGCGGCTTCGCCCTGCTTGATACCCAGTTCACGACAGAGCACTTGAAACGCTTCGGCGCGGTCGACGTGCCGCGCGGCAAATACGAAAAGGTTCTGGCCGATGCGCTGAAGGGTGAAGCCGTCTTTTTTCCATGA
- the accC gene encoding acetyl-CoA carboxylase biotin carboxylase subunit — protein MFQKILIANRGEIALRVLRACKELGIQTVVVHSTADADAMHVRLADESVCIGPPPSRDSYLNIHQIVAACEITGADAVHPGYGFLSENAKFADILAAHNITFIGPSGDHIRIMGDKIEAKRTAKRLGIPVVPGSDGAVTEEKEAKRIAAEIGYPVIIKASAGGGGRGMKVAHSEADLEVALQTARSEAGAAFGDDAVYIEKYLEKPRHIEVQVFGDGAGRGVHFGERDCSLQRRHQKVWEEAPSPALNAEERARIGGTCAKAIADLGYSGAGTIEFLYENGEFYFIEMNTRLQVEHPVTEAITGIDLVHEQIRVASGGGLSVRQEDIKFNGHAIECRINAEDPRTFTPSPGTITHFHTPGGLGIRVDSGVYSGYKIPPYYDSLIGKLIVHGRNRVECMMRLRRALDEFVVDGIKTTLPLFRDLVGNADIANGDYDIHWLEKYLAKEE, from the coding sequence ATGTTTCAGAAAATCCTCATCGCCAATCGCGGCGAAATCGCTCTGAGAGTGCTGCGCGCCTGCAAGGAGCTCGGCATCCAGACGGTGGTCGTGCATTCGACCGCCGACGCCGACGCCATGCATGTGCGGCTCGCCGACGAGAGCGTATGCATCGGCCCGCCGCCGTCTCGTGACAGCTATCTCAACATCCATCAGATCGTCGCCGCTTGCGAGATCACCGGCGCCGACGCGGTGCATCCGGGCTACGGCTTCCTGTCGGAGAATGCCAAATTCGCCGACATCCTGGCCGCGCACAACATCACCTTCATCGGTCCGTCCGGCGACCATATCCGCATCATGGGCGACAAGATCGAGGCCAAGCGCACCGCAAAGCGCCTTGGCATTCCGGTGGTGCCGGGCTCCGACGGCGCGGTCACCGAGGAAAAGGAAGCCAAGCGCATCGCTGCCGAGATCGGCTATCCCGTCATCATCAAGGCGTCGGCCGGCGGCGGCGGGCGCGGCATGAAGGTGGCGCATAGCGAGGCTGACCTTGAAGTCGCACTGCAGACGGCACGCTCGGAAGCCGGTGCCGCCTTCGGCGACGATGCCGTCTATATCGAAAAATACCTCGAAAAACCGCGCCACATCGAAGTGCAGGTGTTCGGCGACGGCGCTGGCCGCGGCGTGCATTTCGGCGAGCGCGACTGCTCGCTGCAGCGCCGCCACCAGAAGGTCTGGGAAGAGGCGCCCTCGCCGGCGCTCAACGCCGAAGAGCGCGCCCGCATCGGCGGCACCTGTGCCAAGGCGATCGCCGACCTTGGCTATTCCGGCGCCGGCACCATCGAATTCCTTTACGAGAACGGCGAGTTCTATTTCATCGAGATGAACACCCGCCTGCAGGTCGAGCATCCGGTGACGGAGGCGATCACCGGCATCGATCTCGTCCACGAGCAGATCCGCGTCGCCTCGGGCGGCGGCCTCTCGGTGAGGCAGGAGGACATCAAGTTCAACGGCCACGCCATCGAATGCCGCATCAATGCCGAGGATCCGCGCACCTTCACGCCGTCGCCCGGCACGATCACCCATTTCCACACGCCGGGCGGCCTCGGCATCCGCGTCGATTCCGGTGTCTATTCCGGCTACAAGATCCCGCCCTACTATGACAGCCTGATCGGCAAGCTGATCGTGCACGGCCGCAACCGCGTCGAGTGCATGATGCGGTTGCGGCGTGCGCTCGACGAGTTCGTCGTCGACGGCATCAAGACGACGCTGCCGCTGTTCCGCGACCTGGTCGGCAATGCCGATATCGCCAATGGCGACTACGACATTCATTGGCTGGAAAAGTATCTGGCCAAAGAGGAATAG
- the accB gene encoding acetyl-CoA carboxylase biotin carboxyl carrier protein, protein MSIKKTGVDQQLIRDLAGILNDTNLTEIEVELGDLKVRVSRQAPAVHAIAAPQPNYAPAAAQPTAAVPAVVDVSKNAVASPMVGTAYLAPSPDAKAFIEIGQQVKEGQTLLIIEAMKTMNQIPSPRGGTVTAILFEDGQPVEYGMPLVVIE, encoded by the coding sequence ATGTCGATAAAGAAGACCGGTGTTGACCAGCAGCTTATCCGCGATCTGGCGGGCATACTGAACGACACCAACCTCACCGAGATCGAGGTCGAGCTGGGTGACCTGAAGGTACGCGTATCGCGACAGGCGCCGGCCGTCCACGCGATCGCAGCACCCCAGCCCAACTATGCACCGGCAGCAGCGCAGCCCACTGCTGCCGTGCCGGCAGTGGTCGACGTCTCGAAGAACGCGGTGGCCTCGCCCATGGTCGGCACCGCCTATCTGGCACCGTCGCCCGACGCCAAGGCTTTCATCGAGATCGGACAGCAGGTCAAGGAAGGCCAGACGCTGCTGATCATCGAGGCGATGAAGACGATGAACCAGATTCCTTCGCCCCGCGGCGGCACGGTGACGGCGATCCTGTTCGAGGACGGCCAGCCGGTCGAATACGGCATGCCGCTCGTCGTGATCGAGTAG
- the aroQ gene encoding type II 3-dehydroquinate dehydratase gives MKTVFVLNGPNLNALGKREPGIYGGKTLAAIADDCKQAGAALGLEIDFRQSNHEGDLVDWIQEAADKAAGIVINPGAYSHTSIAIHDAIRAIAPLPVAEVHLSNIHAREPFRHVSMVAPVAVGMICGFGPLGYTLALQALAARL, from the coding sequence TTGAAAACGGTTTTCGTCTTGAACGGTCCCAACCTTAACGCGCTCGGCAAGCGCGAGCCGGGCATCTATGGCGGCAAGACGCTTGCCGCGATCGCCGACGACTGCAAGCAGGCGGGTGCGGCACTTGGGCTCGAGATCGATTTCCGCCAGTCGAACCATGAGGGCGATCTCGTCGACTGGATCCAGGAAGCCGCCGATAAAGCCGCCGGCATCGTCATCAATCCGGGCGCCTACAGCCACACCTCGATCGCCATTCACGACGCCATTCGCGCCATTGCGCCGCTGCCCGTCGCCGAAGTTCATCTTTCCAACATCCATGCGCGGGAACCATTCCGCCACGTCTCCATGGTCGCGCCGGTCGCTGTCGGCATGATCTGCGGGTTCGGGCCGCTTGGCTACACGCTCGCGCTGCAGGCGCTGGCAGCACGCCTGTGA
- a CDS encoding DsbA family protein, which translates to MNKAVLLGTTGVAVALAMLAFGFASGNAQTAKADTAQIAQATSSDTKIDRAEVEGIIRDYLLKNPEVLLEVQDALEAKQKEEQRIASLGVITKAKEEIFNSAFDGVVGNPDGKVTIVEFYDYNCGFCKRAMEDMQALTKADPDLRFVLKEFPILGPESQKASVVSMAFHLMMPEKYGEFHKALLIGQGRATEASAMKVALSLGADEAALREKMKDPTINEALAKTYDLANKLAITGTPSYVVGNEVVFGALGQEVLAEKIEAAKAAL; encoded by the coding sequence ATGAACAAGGCAGTGTTGCTGGGCACGACAGGGGTAGCAGTCGCTCTTGCCATGCTGGCTTTCGGATTCGCCTCCGGAAATGCGCAAACGGCCAAGGCCGATACGGCGCAAATCGCCCAGGCGACGTCCTCCGACACCAAGATCGACCGCGCCGAAGTCGAAGGCATCATCCGCGATTATCTGCTGAAGAATCCCGAAGTGCTGCTCGAGGTGCAGGATGCGCTCGAGGCCAAGCAGAAGGAAGAGCAGCGCATCGCCAGCCTCGGCGTCATCACCAAAGCCAAGGAGGAGATCTTCAACTCCGCCTTCGACGGCGTCGTCGGCAATCCGGACGGCAAGGTCACCATTGTCGAGTTCTATGACTACAATTGTGGCTTCTGCAAACGCGCCATGGAGGACATGCAGGCGCTGACGAAAGCCGACCCCGACCTGCGCTTCGTGCTCAAGGAATTCCCGATCCTCGGCCCGGAATCGCAGAAGGCGAGCGTCGTCTCGATGGCTTTCCACCTGATGATGCCGGAAAAGTACGGTGAGTTCCACAAGGCCCTGCTCATCGGCCAGGGCCGCGCTACCGAGGCGTCGGCCATGAAGGTCGCGCTGTCGCTCGGTGCCGACGAAGCGGCGCTGCGCGAGAAGATGAAGGACCCGACAATCAACGAGGCCCTCGCCAAGACCTATGACCTTGCCAACAAGTTGGCCATTACCGGAACGCCGTCCTATGTGGTCGGCAACGAGGTGGTGTTCGGGGCGCTCGGGCAGGAAGTGCTGGCGGAAAAGATCGAGGCGGCGAAAGCTGCACTCTGA
- a CDS encoding M48 family metalloprotease: MLSRPRSTIARAARVFATLSLATMVAVAGSVEAFAQNVPIVRDAEIEALVRDYARPIFKAAGLAGDGIDIVLVNDQSFNAFVTGRRMFINTGALMMAETPNEVIGVIAHEAGHIAGGHQQKLREQLERAKTMAIIASLLGAGAIVAGATTNSRGLAGAGMGVAAGGGEMAQRSILAYQRTEETTADRSAITYLNATGQSGMGMLKTFARFQSALSLSGAQVDPYRISHPMPQERIANLEVLVKQSPYVGKVDPPALQVRHDMMRIKIAAYMGGQAAAVRLMRKNPGSLASRYGEAQMAYLYGNLGTALAKTNALIKEQPKNPYIQELRGDILMKANKPKDAAEAYAKAASLDPARSGLLPVSYGQALMAVGTPESLKKAVVQINNGLGRDKENTAGYRYLAQAYGELGNIAAADLATAEGHFYSGDYRNAKIFAMRAQQKLKRGEPGWLRAQDIINYRPSGKIK, encoded by the coding sequence ATGCTGAGCCGACCCAGATCAACGATTGCCAGGGCAGCGCGCGTCTTCGCGACGCTTTCGCTTGCGACAATGGTCGCGGTGGCCGGCTCGGTCGAGGCCTTTGCGCAAAACGTGCCGATCGTGCGCGATGCCGAGATCGAGGCGCTCGTGCGCGACTATGCGCGGCCGATCTTCAAGGCTGCGGGCCTGGCAGGCGATGGCATCGACATCGTTCTGGTCAACGACCAGAGCTTCAACGCCTTCGTCACCGGGCGCCGCATGTTCATCAACACCGGCGCGCTGATGATGGCGGAAACGCCCAACGAGGTCATCGGCGTCATTGCCCATGAGGCCGGCCATATCGCCGGCGGCCACCAGCAGAAACTGCGCGAGCAACTCGAGCGCGCCAAGACGATGGCGATCATCGCCTCGCTGCTTGGCGCCGGTGCCATCGTTGCCGGTGCCACCACCAACAGCCGCGGCCTTGCCGGCGCCGGCATGGGCGTCGCGGCTGGCGGCGGTGAGATGGCACAGCGCAGCATCCTGGCCTATCAGCGCACCGAAGAGACGACCGCCGACCGTTCGGCGATCACCTATCTCAACGCCACCGGCCAGTCCGGTATGGGTATGCTGAAGACGTTTGCCCGCTTCCAGAGCGCGCTGTCACTGTCGGGCGCGCAAGTCGATCCCTACCGGATCAGCCATCCAATGCCGCAGGAGCGTATCGCCAATCTCGAAGTGCTGGTGAAGCAGAGCCCCTATGTCGGCAAGGTCGATCCGCCGGCGCTGCAGGTGCGGCATGACATGATGCGCATCAAGATCGCCGCCTATATGGGAGGCCAGGCCGCCGCGGTGCGGCTGATGCGCAAGAATCCAGGCAGCCTCGCTTCGCGATATGGCGAGGCGCAGATGGCCTATCTCTATGGCAATCTGGGCACCGCGCTCGCCAAGACCAATGCGCTGATCAAGGAACAGCCGAAAAATCCCTATATCCAGGAATTGCGCGGCGACATCCTGATGAAGGCGAACAAGCCGAAGGATGCCGCGGAAGCCTATGCCAAGGCGGCCAGCCTCGACCCGGCAAGATCGGGGCTGCTGCCCGTCTCCTATGGCCAGGCGCTGATGGCCGTCGGCACGCCCGAATCGCTGAAGAAGGCGGTGGTGCAGATCAACAACGGTCTTGGACGCGACAAGGAAAACACCGCCGGGTATCGCTATCTGGCGCAGGCCTATGGCGAACTCGGCAATATTGCGGCGGCCGATCTGGCGACTGCCGAGGGCCATTTCTATTCCGGCGACTACAGGAACGCGAAGATTTTCGCCATGCGCGCGCAGCAGAAATTGAAGCGCGGCGAGCCGGGCTGGCTTCGCGCTCAGGATATCATAAACTACAGGCCATCCGGCAAAATCAAATGA
- a CDS encoding pyridoxal phosphate-dependent aminotransferase — MVVSLSRRGEVEPFHAMDILAEANRLKATGVPVVSMAVGQPSDPAPIGVREAAANALKIGRIGYTDALGLAGLRKAIAEHYGEHYGIDVPPNRIAVTTGSSAAFNLAFLAMFDPGDRVAIAAPGYPAYRNIMAALGIEIVEIELDGDAYLHAEHLKTAHREKPLKGVLFASPANPTGAVIPADELSALVKTAEELGIAVISDEIYHRLAYAAPDTTALAYGAGVTVINSFSKYYCMTGWRIGWMVLPEQLVRPVERIAQSLYISPPELSQIAAIEAFKATVELEAVKSRYAWNRELLMKRLPELGFALAAPMDGAFYAFCDVTRHTNDSMAFARRMLAEAHVAATPGRDFDPLAGHRTMRFSYAGSHEDMVEAMARIERWLK; from the coding sequence ATGGTTGTTTCGCTTTCGCGCCGTGGCGAGGTCGAGCCGTTCCACGCCATGGACATTCTGGCCGAGGCCAACCGGCTGAAAGCCACAGGCGTGCCCGTCGTTTCCATGGCGGTCGGCCAGCCGTCCGACCCGGCGCCGATCGGGGTCAGAGAAGCCGCAGCGAATGCGCTCAAGATCGGCCGCATCGGTTATACGGATGCGTTGGGCCTGGCGGGCCTGCGCAAGGCGATCGCCGAGCACTATGGCGAGCATTACGGGATCGATGTTCCGCCCAACCGGATTGCCGTGACCACGGGATCGTCCGCCGCCTTCAACCTGGCCTTCCTGGCGATGTTCGATCCTGGCGACCGCGTCGCCATTGCTGCGCCCGGCTATCCGGCCTATCGCAACATCATGGCCGCGCTCGGCATCGAGATCGTCGAGATCGAGCTCGATGGCGACGCCTATCTCCATGCCGAGCACCTGAAAACCGCGCACCGCGAAAAGCCGCTGAAGGGCGTGCTGTTCGCCAGCCCGGCCAATCCGACCGGCGCGGTCATACCCGCCGACGAGTTGTCGGCGCTGGTGAAGACGGCCGAGGAGCTCGGCATTGCGGTGATCTCCGACGAGATCTACCACCGGCTTGCCTACGCCGCGCCGGACACGACGGCGCTTGCCTATGGCGCCGGCGTGACGGTGATCAATTCCTTTTCCAAATACTACTGCATGACCGGCTGGCGCATCGGCTGGATGGTGCTGCCGGAACAACTGGTGCGGCCGGTCGAGCGCATCGCCCAGAGCCTCTACATCTCCCCGCCGGAACTGTCCCAGATCGCGGCGATCGAGGCGTTCAAGGCAACAGTGGAACTGGAGGCGGTCAAGTCGCGCTACGCCTGGAATCGCGAGCTTTTGATGAAACGCCTGCCGGAGCTCGGCTTTGCGCTTGCCGCACCCATGGACGGCGCCTTCTATGCCTTCTGCGATGTCACCAGGCATACCAACGACAGCATGGCCTTCGCGCGCAGGATGCTGGCCGAGGCACATGTGGCGGCGACGCCCGGCCGCGACTTCGATCCCCTGGCCGGCCACCGCACCATGCGCTTTTCCTATGCCGGCAGCCACGAAGACATGGTCGAGGCAATGGCGCGCATCGAGCGCTGGCTGAAGTAG
- a CDS encoding glutaminase — MPELEQALGEVATEMAERTDRGDVATYIPQLGKVDPKKFGIAAVTNDGRVLMAGDADEPFSIQSISKVFTLTLALGNVGDALWQRVGREPSGNPFNSIVQLEHENGIPRNPFINAGAIVVSDILLAGHQPREAIGEILRFIQFLADDETVIIDREVAASERATGFRNFALANYMKSFGNLHHPPELALGVYFHHCAIAMSCRQLALAGRFLANGGKNPATGHSVVSAERARRIGAMMLTCGHYDGSGDFAFRVGIPGKSGVGGGILGIVPGVASLAVWSPGLNANGNSKLGSIALEKLARMMNWSIFAP, encoded by the coding sequence ATGCCGGAACTCGAACAGGCCTTAGGCGAAGTCGCCACCGAGATGGCGGAGCGTACGGACCGCGGCGATGTCGCCACCTACATTCCGCAACTCGGCAAAGTCGATCCGAAGAAATTCGGCATTGCCGCCGTGACCAATGACGGTCGGGTGCTCATGGCCGGCGACGCCGATGAGCCGTTTTCGATCCAGAGCATTTCGAAGGTGTTCACGTTGACGCTAGCGCTCGGCAATGTCGGCGACGCGCTGTGGCAGCGTGTCGGGCGCGAGCCCTCGGGCAACCCGTTCAACTCGATCGTCCAGCTCGAGCATGAGAACGGCATTCCGCGCAATCCGTTCATCAATGCCGGCGCCATCGTCGTTTCCGACATTTTGCTCGCCGGCCATCAGCCGCGCGAGGCGATCGGCGAGATACTGCGCTTCATCCAATTCCTGGCCGATGACGAGACTGTTATCATCGACCGCGAAGTCGCCGCTTCCGAGCGCGCCACCGGCTTTCGTAACTTCGCACTTGCCAACTACATGAAATCCTTCGGTAATCTCCATCATCCACCGGAGCTGGCGCTTGGCGTCTATTTTCACCACTGCGCCATCGCCATGAGCTGCCGGCAACTGGCATTGGCGGGGCGCTTCCTTGCCAATGGCGGCAAGAACCCGGCGACCGGGCACTCTGTCGTGTCGGCCGAGCGGGCCCGCCGCATCGGCGCGATGATGCTGACTTGCGGCCATTATGACGGGTCCGGCGATTTTGCCTTCCGCGTCGGCATTCCGGGCAAGAGCGGCGTTGGTGGCGGCATATTGGGCATCGTGCCGGGCGTCGCCTCGCTTGCTGTGTGGTCGCCCGGCCTCAACGCCAACGGCAATTCCAAGCTGGGCTCGATCGCGCTGGAAAAACTGGCGCGGATGATGAACTGGTCGATCTTCGCGCCATGA